The following proteins come from a genomic window of Pseudomonas cichorii:
- a CDS encoding DUF1993 domain-containing protein gives MSISLYAASVPVFQQMLNALNDVLVKAEAHATEKKIQPEALLQARLFPDMLPFTRQIQIAVDFAKGASARLAGVEIPKYEDTETTFADLQALIAKTLAFIASIKPEDVDGKEGIEIVLRPGTDKEKRLNGQAYLLSYALPQFFFHVTTAYDLLRHNGVEIGKRDYMGKF, from the coding sequence ATGTCTATTTCCCTGTACGCCGCTTCCGTTCCTGTATTCCAGCAAATGCTCAACGCGCTGAATGACGTTCTGGTCAAGGCCGAGGCCCACGCGACCGAGAAGAAAATCCAGCCTGAAGCCCTGTTGCAGGCGCGCCTGTTCCCGGACATGCTGCCTTTCACTCGTCAGATTCAGATTGCCGTGGATTTCGCCAAAGGCGCTTCGGCCCGTCTGGCAGGCGTCGAGATTCCAAAGTACGAAGACACCGAAACCACCTTTGCCGATCTGCAAGCCCTGATCGCCAAGACTCTGGCCTTCATCGCCAGCATCAAGCCGGAAGATGTCGACGGCAAGGAAGGCATCGAGATCGTTCTGCGTCCTGGCACCGACAAGGAGAAACGCCTCAACGGCCAGGCTTACCTGCTCAGCTATGCCTTGCCGCAGTTCTTTTTCCATGTCACCACAGCCTATGACCTGCTACGTCACAATGGCGTGGAAATCGGCAAGCGCGATTACATGGGCAAGTTCTAA
- a CDS encoding YceH family protein yields the protein MTTEHSSTESADDTESLQLNSTEVRILGCLIEKQATSPETYPLTLNALVIACNQKTSRDPVMNLTQGQVGQSLRALENRGLARLVMGSRADRWEHKVDKHLELVPAQMILTGLLLLRGPQTSNELLTRSNRMHDFEDSEQVVHQLDRLIARGLATLLPRQPGQREDRYMHSLGDPADLQDLLAARQNQPERQSASASSERIDELEARIAALEERLARLE from the coding sequence ATGACCACCGAACATTCTTCAACCGAATCGGCCGATGACACCGAATCGTTGCAACTCAACAGCACCGAAGTGCGCATTCTCGGCTGCCTGATCGAAAAACAGGCCACCAGCCCGGAAACCTACCCTCTGACACTCAATGCACTGGTCATTGCCTGTAACCAGAAAACCAGCCGCGACCCGGTGATGAATCTGACTCAGGGCCAGGTTGGCCAAAGCCTGCGCGCCCTGGAAAATCGGGGCCTCGCCCGCCTGGTCATGGGCAGCCGCGCCGACCGCTGGGAACACAAGGTCGACAAGCACCTGGAGCTGGTGCCAGCCCAGATGATCCTGACCGGCCTGCTACTGCTGCGCGGCCCGCAAACCAGCAACGAACTGCTGACCCGCAGCAACCGCATGCACGATTTTGAAGACAGCGAACAAGTCGTCCACCAATTGGACCGCCTCATCGCCCGAGGCCTGGCAACCCTGCTGCCACGCCAGCCCGGTCAGCGCGAAGATCGCTACATGCATTCGCTGGGCGACCCGGCAGACCTGCAAGACCTCCTTGCAGCCCGGCAAAACCAGCCGGAGCGGCAGTCGGCATCCGCATCGAGCGAGAGAATTGATGAGCTGGAAGCAAGGATTGCGGCGCTTGAAGAGCGGCTGGCGAGGCTGGAGTGA